In Desulforhopalus sp., a single genomic region encodes these proteins:
- the nqrE gene encoding NADH:ubiquinone reductase (Na(+)-transporting) subunit E, translating into MDHYFNIVIRSIFLENLPLSFFLGMCTFIAISKQVKAAVGLGAAVLFIQVITVPINNLIYTYLLKPGALAWAGQPELDLSFLGLLTYIAIIAAVVQILEMVIDRFLPALYNTLGIFLPLLTVNCAIFAGTLFMVERDYTFGESIAYGFGSGAGFFLAVVVLAGIRERLEYADPPVGLRGLGLTFVTVGLIAMAFMGLAGFEM; encoded by the coding sequence ATGGACCACTATTTTAATATTGTTATCCGCTCCATTTTTCTTGAGAATCTGCCGCTCAGCTTTTTTCTTGGTATGTGTACTTTTATCGCCATCTCCAAGCAGGTGAAGGCGGCCGTTGGTCTCGGCGCGGCGGTGCTGTTTATCCAGGTGATTACTGTGCCGATCAATAATCTGATCTACACCTATTTGTTAAAGCCGGGGGCTTTGGCCTGGGCCGGGCAACCGGAGCTTGATCTCAGTTTCCTCGGATTGCTGACCTATATTGCTATCATCGCCGCGGTGGTGCAGATCCTTGAGATGGTCATAGACCGCTTTCTCCCGGCCCTCTACAACACTTTGGGTATTTTTTTGCCCCTGTTGACGGTCAATTGCGCCATCTTTGCCGGCACCCTTTTTATGGTCGAAAGGGATTATACCTTCGGCGAAAGTATTGCCTACGGTTTCGGCTCCGGTGCCGGATTTTTCCTGGCAGTGGTCGTTTTGGCCGGGATCAGAGAACGGCTTGAATACGCCGATCCACCGGTAGGTTTACGTGGACTCGGGCTCACCTTTGTAACAGTCGGCTTGATTGCCATGGCCTTTATGGGCCTGGCCGGATTTGAGATGTGA
- a CDS encoding NADH:ubiquinone reductase (Na(+)-transporting) subunit D, which yields MAESNLKLLTNSVFKRNPIALLVLGICSSLAVTGQMTTALVMSICVGLVTAFSSMTISLVRHQIPSSVRIGLQIIVAATLVILVDQLLKAYYFSLSKQLSIYVGLIITNCILLGRAEGFAMSNPPLPSFIDGIANGLGYGFILMSVAFVRELFGSGSLFGIEILPLTTNGGWYLRNGILVLPVCGFFLIALIIWGLRSIDPSQQEKE from the coding sequence ATGGCTGAAAGCAATCTTAAACTGCTAACCAACTCCGTCTTCAAACGCAACCCCATCGCTTTGCTGGTCCTCGGTATCTGCTCTTCGCTGGCGGTAACCGGCCAGATGACCACCGCCCTGGTAATGTCGATCTGTGTTGGGCTGGTAACCGCCTTTTCCAGCATGACCATCAGTCTCGTTCGCCACCAGATCCCAAGCAGTGTGCGGATCGGTCTGCAGATTATCGTTGCCGCCACCTTGGTCATCCTTGTTGATCAGCTTCTCAAGGCCTATTATTTCAGCCTCTCCAAACAGCTTTCGATCTATGTCGGGCTGATTATCACCAACTGTATCCTCTTGGGCCGGGCCGAAGGTTTTGCCATGTCCAATCCGCCGCTGCCAAGTTTTATCGATGGTATCGCCAATGGTCTCGGGTATGGTTTCATTCTTATGTCGGTGGCTTTCGTCCGGGAGTTGTTCGGCTCCGGCAGCTTGTTCGGTATTGAGATTCTGCCGCTGACCACCAACGGCGGCTGGTATCTGCGCAACGGTATACTGGTTCTGCCGGTATGTGGCTTTTTTCTCATCGCCTTGATCATCTGGGGATTGCGCAGCATCGATCCCAGCCAGCAGGAGAAGGAATAA
- a CDS encoding Na(+)-translocating NADH-quinone reductase subunit C, which produces MAEESIAKPFYTVLILAFICSALVAVAAVGLRPQQDANRDLDRKKHILYAAGLYDKNRTIEEMFAPIETRVVELATGNFVADDTIRPETYKQLKAALSDDTGRQLSSAEDRARLRRLEKYSLVYLVKDGTKVQQFILPVRGKGLWSTMFAYVALDGDLTTIRGISFYEHGETPGLGGEVENSRWQDGWRGKKVYDDGGRISLNVVKGKAATEEPAKHFQIDGLSGATLTTKGVNNLMEFWFGEHGFKPFFSQQKIVGSANSGRG; this is translated from the coding sequence ATGGCTGAAGAATCCATTGCCAAACCCTTTTATACCGTGCTCATTCTCGCCTTTATCTGTTCGGCTCTGGTAGCCGTTGCGGCGGTTGGCTTGCGACCGCAGCAGGACGCCAATCGCGATCTCGACCGTAAGAAACATATTCTCTACGCCGCAGGCCTCTATGATAAAAACCGGACCATAGAGGAGATGTTCGCGCCGATCGAGACGAGAGTCGTCGAACTTGCCACCGGTAATTTCGTAGCGGATGATACGATCCGGCCGGAAACCTACAAGCAATTGAAGGCGGCCTTGTCCGATGACACCGGCCGCCAGCTGAGCAGCGCTGAAGACCGGGCCAGGCTGCGCCGCCTGGAAAAGTATTCCCTGGTGTACCTCGTTAAAGACGGCACAAAAGTGCAACAGTTTATCCTGCCGGTGCGCGGCAAGGGTCTCTGGTCGACGATGTTTGCCTATGTTGCCCTGGACGGCGATCTGACGACCATTCGCGGCATCTCTTTTTATGAACACGGAGAGACCCCCGGTCTTGGCGGCGAGGTAGAAAACAGTAGGTGGCAAGACGGTTGGCGGGGCAAAAAGGTATACGATGATGGCGGTAGAATCAGCCTCAACGTCGTCAAAGGCAAGGCAGCAACCGAGGAGCCGGCAAAGCACTTTCAGATCGACGGCCTGTCAGGTGCAACACTCACCACCAAAGGCGTCAACAACCTTATGGAATTCTGGTTTGGTGAGCATGGCTTCAAACCCTTTTTCAGCCAGCAGAAGATTGTTGGATCCGCAAACTCAGGAAGAGGCTAA
- a CDS encoding NADH:ubiquinone reductase (Na(+)-transporting) subunit B, with translation MKLLNKIMERAGRHFAPGSRFARWYPLFEAFDSFLFGSSLTTKAAPHVRDSIDLKRIMTTVLIALLPCVFMAVWNTGYQANSVIAAMGLSGPDGWRGEIMALVGCDPQSLLSNCLHGSLYFLPIYIVTMVVGSIWEGLFNMLRGHEFSEAFLVTGLLFSLTLPPTIPLWQVAIGISFGLVFAKEVFGGVGRNFMNPALASRAFIYFAYPAQMTGDSVWTAVDGVSGATALGQFAAAQPGHTLDGLNVTWLQSFLGTIPGSMGETSTLACLIGAFILLITGIAPWRVMASTLIGALLSACYFYIQGSSVNPLYGIPPHWHLVVGGFAFGLVFMATDPVSAAHTPVGQWLYGLLIGVLAIMIRVANPAYPEGIMLAILLGNVFAPLFDYFVIQANIKRRRVRHG, from the coding sequence ATGAAATTGTTAAATAAAATAATGGAACGAGCAGGCCGGCACTTTGCCCCGGGCAGCCGCTTTGCGCGTTGGTATCCGCTCTTTGAGGCCTTTGACTCCTTTCTTTTCGGTTCTAGCCTGACCACCAAGGCCGCCCCGCATGTTCGCGATTCCATCGATCTGAAGCGGATAATGACCACCGTCCTGATTGCCCTTTTGCCCTGCGTCTTTATGGCGGTCTGGAATACCGGTTATCAGGCGAATTCGGTTATCGCTGCCATGGGCCTGTCCGGGCCGGACGGCTGGCGGGGGGAAATCATGGCCCTGGTCGGCTGCGACCCGCAAAGCCTGCTTTCTAACTGTCTGCACGGCAGTCTCTATTTTTTGCCGATCTATATTGTCACCATGGTTGTCGGCTCGATCTGGGAAGGCCTCTTCAATATGCTTCGCGGCCACGAGTTTTCCGAGGCCTTTCTCGTCACCGGCCTGCTTTTCTCGCTGACCCTGCCGCCGACCATTCCTCTCTGGCAGGTGGCCATCGGCATCAGTTTTGGCTTGGTATTCGCGAAAGAAGTCTTTGGCGGGGTAGGCCGCAATTTCATGAATCCGGCCCTCGCCTCGCGGGCCTTCATCTACTTTGCCTACCCGGCGCAGATGACCGGCGATTCGGTGTGGACGGCGGTTGACGGAGTCTCCGGTGCCACCGCCCTTGGTCAGTTTGCCGCCGCCCAACCCGGTCATACCCTTGACGGGCTGAATGTTACCTGGCTGCAGTCTTTTCTCGGCACCATACCCGGCTCTATGGGCGAGACCTCGACCTTGGCCTGCCTCATTGGGGCCTTCATCCTGCTGATTACCGGCATCGCCCCCTGGCGGGTCATGGCCTCGACCCTTATCGGCGCTTTACTTTCTGCCTGTTATTTTTACATTCAAGGGAGCAGCGTCAATCCTTTGTACGGGATTCCGCCGCATTGGCATCTGGTGGTCGGTGGGTTTGCCTTCGGCCTGGTGTTTATGGCCACCGATCCGGTGTCGGCAGCCCACACACCGGTCGGCCAGTGGCTGTACGGCCTGTTGATCGGGGTGCTGGCGATCATGATACGGGTCGCCAATCCGGCCTATCCGGAAGGGATCATGCTGGCCATTCTCTTGGGTAATGTTTTTGCTCCACTGTTTGACTATTTTGTTATCCAGGCCAATATAAAACGAAGGAGGGTACGCCATGGCTGA